The following coding sequences lie in one Helicoverpa zea isolate HzStark_Cry1AcR chromosome 14, ilHelZeax1.1, whole genome shotgun sequence genomic window:
- the LOC124636246 gene encoding nuclear RNA export factor 1 gives MPKNGGRIRNFKNNDAFEHDDRTHTSNTRRVSFKPNTHKGKNKWNNVKLQLDDDVYMGGTGEGGPHVHRKGAFRGRGGRLNSPSPRTGHGMAKKKFIAGVLPWYQIIIPYGAKHEKDVILKTLLSYISPDIFVPHYYKTNGNAAVFYVDDVKLAEKLFHADRKITMSDGFKLMVIVRNSVPNVAVDAEMKEKMKLAMAKRYNATTKALDLTKFHADPDLADIFCALFRPVIMLAAIDIIAENIPDLEALNLNDNKLHGIEHLKILSSKLKNLKILYMGDNRIPFLGSLEPLKNLQLVELYLKGNPLVNRFSDNEIYVSDVRKKFPKLVKLDGVELPPAIGFDVLEDVTLPLRQQSFLVDPAGQDLVREFLTQYFAIYDAESRQPLLEAYHEHATMSLAATYLSNDNRNAATQRLNSYITNSRNILRITERESRRRYLRTGRLQVVSFLSDLPKTAHDLMGFAVDLLVFTPSIIVLTMNGVYKETNTNGNPTRSFHRTFVIVPNAGGGFCIINDMLFVTNTTKEQEEKAFSTGVTVEPTPAPVAPAPVAMAQPSPDDAQKMMLNMLSQQTGMNDHWSINCLQQTGWDFQRALFVFNQLNSEGKIPPEAFVK, from the exons ATGCCTAAAAACGGTGGCAGAATAAGAAACTTTAAGAACAATGACGCTTTTG AGCATGATGACCGAACACACACGAGTAACACACGGCGTGTTAGTTTCAAACCAAACACGCATAAAGGAAAGAACAAATGGAACAATGTTAAACTGCAGTTGGATGATGACGTGTACATGGGGGGTACTGGCGAGGGCGGCCCGCATGTCCACCGTAAAGGAGCATTTAGAGGCCGCGGAGGCAGGCTGAACTCTCCATCACCTAGAACAGGTCATGGCATGGCGAAGAAGAAGTTCATTGCAGGTGTTCTTCCCTGGTATCAAATCATCATACCTTATGGGGCCAAACACGAGAAAGATGTTATTCTGAAGACTCTTTTGAGCTACATATCACCAGACATCTTTGTGCCTCACTACTACAAGACCAATGGCAACGCAGCCGTGTTCTATGTAGATGATGTTAAACTGGCTGAGAAGCTATTCCATGCTGACAGGAAGATCACAATGTCCGATGGCTTCAAGTTAATGGTGATTGTAAGAAACTCTGTGCCCAATGTCGCTGTTGATGCTGAAATGAAGGAAAAGATGAAGCTTGCTATGGCTAAAAGATACAATGCCACGACAAAGGCCTTGGACTTGACTAAGTTCCATGCAGATCCTg ACTTGGCAGATATATTCTGCGCCCTGTTCCGTCCAGTCATAATGCTGGCTGCTATTGATATAATTGCTGAGAACATTCCGGATCTTGAGGCATTAAACCTCAATGACAATAAACTACATGGTATTGAGCATCTGAAGATTCTCTCTTCTAAACTGAAGAACTTGAAAATTCTGTACATGGGGGATAACCGG ATTCCATTCCTTGGTTCCCTGGAGCCTTTGAAGAACTTGCAGCTGGTGGAGCTTTACCTGAAGGGCAACCCGTTGGTGAACAGGTTTTCCGATAACGAAATCTACGTCAG CGATGTGCGGAAGAAGTTTCCCAAGCTGGTCAAATTG GACGGAGTGGAACTGCCCCCAGCCATCGGCTTCGATGTCCTAGAAGACGTGACCCTCCCACTACGCCAGCAATCCTTCCTCGTAGACCCGGCAGGACAAGACTTAGTACGAGAGTTCCTAACTCAGTACTTCGCTATTTATGATGCGGAGTCACGGCAGCCGTTGCTTGAAGCTTACCATGAACATGCTACTATGTCCTTGGCAGCTACGTACTTGAGTAACGATAATAGGAATGCTGCTACGCAAAG ATTAAACTCCTATATAACAAACAGTCGCAATATCCTGCGTATAACGGAACGCGAGTCTCGGCGACGTTACCTGCGCACGGGCAGACTGCAAGTCGTGTCATTCCTGTCTGACCTACCGAAGACAGCGCACGATTTGATGGGATTCGCTGTTGATTTACTTGTTTTTACT CCATCAATAATAGTGCTAACAATGAACGGAGTCTACAAAGAGACGAATACCAACGGCAACCCGACGCGCTCCTTCCATCGCACGTTCGTGATCGTGCCCAATGCTGGAGGCGGGTTCTGCATCATCAACGATATGCTGTTTGTCACTAATACTACTAAGGAACAG GAAGAGAAAGCCTTCTCAACGGGTGTAACAGTAGAACCCACTCCGGCCCCTGTTGCGCCCGCTCCGGTCGCCATGGCTCAGCCGTCACCCGACGACGCGCAGAAAATGATGCTCAATATGCTGAGCCAACAGACTGGCATGAATGATCATTGGAGCATCAA CTGCCTACAACAAACGGGATGGGATTTCCAACGAGCCTTATTTGTCTTCAACCAACTAAACTCAGAAGGGAAAATACCCCCTGAAGCGTTCGTCAAGTGA